One genomic segment of Brassica napus cultivar Da-Ae chromosome A3, Da-Ae, whole genome shotgun sequence includes these proteins:
- the LOC106434143 gene encoding mitogen-activated protein kinase 16-like isoform X2 has translation MHPDQRKKSSVELDFFTEYGEGTRYRIEEVIGKGSYGLVCSAYDTHTGEKVAIKKINDIFEHVSDATRIVREIKLLRFLQHPDIVEIKHILLPPSRREFKDIYVVFELMESDLHQVIKANDDLTPEHYQFFLYQLLRGLKYIHTANVFHRDLKPKNILANADCKLKICDFGLARVAFNDTPTAIFWTDYVATRWYRAPELCGSFFSKYTPAIDIWSIGCIFAELLTGKPLFPGKNVVHQLDLMTDTLGTPSAEAIGRVRNEKARRYLSSMRKKKPIPFSHKFPHADPLALRLLEKMLSFEPKDRPTSEEALADPYFKNLAKVEREPSCQPVTKLEFEFERRRITKEDVRELIYRESLEYHPKMLKEYLDGSEPTNFMYPSAVEHFKKQFAYLEEHYKNGTSHNPPERQQHASLPRACVLYSDNNHAAAQQTSVEVTDGLSKCSIRDTERPRGADRRVPINVPQTIQGAAVARPGKVVGSVLRYNNCGAATGVEAIEQQQRRMVRNPAGAAQYPKRTPQPCKSNRGDEDSEGSSRLKQNPQYIPQKVGGAQDTATSRWY, from the exons ATGCATCCTGATCAACGCAAAAAG TCATCAGTGGAACTAGACTTCTTCACGGAGTACGGCGAAGGCACCAGGTACAGAATCGAGGAAGTCATCGGCAAAGGAAGCTACGGCCTCGTCTGCTCAGCTTACGACACGCACACGGGGGAGAAAGTCGCAATCAAGAAGATCAACGACATCTTCGAGCACGTCTCCGACGCCACGCGCATCGTCCGCGAGATCAAACTCCTCAGGTTCTTGCAGCATCCGGACATCGTTGAGATCAAACACATCTTGCTCCCGCCTTCGAGGAGAGAGTTCAAAGACATTTACGTCGTTTTCGAGCTCATGGAGTCTGATCTTCACCAGGTTATCAAGGCGAATGATGACTTGACTCCTGAGCATTACCAGTTTTTTCTATATCAGCTTCTCCGTGGTCTCAAGTATATACACACAG CTAATGTCTTTCATAGGGATCTGAAACCGAAAAACATATTGGCGAATGCTGATTGTAAACTCAAGATTTGTGATTTTGGACTTGCGAGAGTGGCATTCAATGATACACCAACTGCTATATTCTGGACT GACTATGTAGCTACTAGATGGTACAGGGCTCCAGAACTGTGTGGATCATTTTTCTCAAAG TATACACCAGCAATAGATATATGGAGCATAGGGTGCATCTTTGCAGAGCTCTTAACAGGGAAACCTCTTTTCCCTGGGAAAAATGTGGTCCATCAACTGGATCTGATGACTGATACGTTGGGAACTCCATCAGCTGAAGCCATTGGAAGG GTGAGGAATGAGAAAGCTCGAAGATACTTGAGCAgcatgaggaagaagaagcctaTTCCGTTTTCACATAAGTTCCCACATGCTGATCCTCTCGCTCTTCGTCTTCTAGAGAAGATGTTGTCTTTTGAACCCAAGGACAGGCCTACATCTGAAGAG GCACTTGCGGATCCGTACTTCAAGAATTTAGCTAAGGTTGAAAGAGAGCCCTCTTGTCAGCCCGTCACAAAGTTGGAATTCGAGTTTGAGAGGCGGAGGATCACAAAAGAGGACGTGAGAGAGCTCATATATAGAGAGTCTCTTGAGTACCACCCAAAAATGCTTAAAGAATACCTGGATGGATCAGAGCCAACGAACTTTATGTACCCGAG TGCGGTGGAACATTTCAAGAAACAGTTCGCTTACCTCGAGGAACACTACAAGAATGGTACTTCTCATAACCCTCCTGAGAGGCAGCAGCACGCATCTTTACCTAG GGCTTGCGTTTTGTACTCTGATAACAACCATGCGGCTGCACAACAGACTTCAGTGGAAGTCACTGATGGACTATCCAAGTGTAGCATCAGAGATACAGAGCGACCGCGTGGTGCAGACAGGAGAGTTCCTATTAACGTCCCTCAGACAATCCAAG GTGCTGCAGTAGCTAGGCCTGGAAAAGTAGTTGGTTCAGTGTTACGCTATAACAACTGCGGCGCAGCCACAGGAGTAGAAGCTATTGAACAGCAACAGCGTAGGATGGTTAGAAACCCAGCTGGTGCGGCTCAGTATCCGAAGAGAACTCCTCAACCTTGCAAAAGCAACAGAGGAGATGAAGACTCCGAAGGTTCAAGCAGGTTAAAACAAAACCCTCAGTACATACCACAGAAAGTGGGTGGAGCGCAAGATACTGCAACGAGTCGCTGGTACTAA
- the LOC106434143 gene encoding mitogen-activated protein kinase 16-like isoform X1, whose translation MHPDQRKKSSVELDFFTEYGEGTRYRIEEVIGKGSYGLVCSAYDTHTGEKVAIKKINDIFEHVSDATRIVREIKLLRFLQHPDIVEIKHILLPPSRREFKDIYVVFELMESDLHQVIKANDDLTPEHYQFFLYQLLRGLKYIHTANVFHRDLKPKNILANADCKLKICDFGLARVAFNDTPTAIFWTDYVATRWYRAPELCGSFFSKYTPAIDIWSIGCIFAELLTGKPLFPGKNVVHQLDLMTDTLGTPSAEAIGRVRNEKARRYLSSMRKKKPIPFSHKFPHADPLALRLLEKMLSFEPKDRPTSEEALADPYFKNLAKVEREPSCQPVTKLEFEFERRRITKEDVRELIYRESLEYHPKMLKEYLDGSEPTNFMYPSAVEHFKKQFAYLEEHYKNGTSHNPPERQQHASLPRACVLYSDNNHAAAQQTSVEVTDGLSKCSIRDTERPRGADRRVPINVPQTIQAGAAVARPGKVVGSVLRYNNCGAATGVEAIEQQQRRMVRNPAGAAQYPKRTPQPCKSNRGDEDSEGSSRLKQNPQYIPQKVGGAQDTATSRWY comes from the exons ATGCATCCTGATCAACGCAAAAAG TCATCAGTGGAACTAGACTTCTTCACGGAGTACGGCGAAGGCACCAGGTACAGAATCGAGGAAGTCATCGGCAAAGGAAGCTACGGCCTCGTCTGCTCAGCTTACGACACGCACACGGGGGAGAAAGTCGCAATCAAGAAGATCAACGACATCTTCGAGCACGTCTCCGACGCCACGCGCATCGTCCGCGAGATCAAACTCCTCAGGTTCTTGCAGCATCCGGACATCGTTGAGATCAAACACATCTTGCTCCCGCCTTCGAGGAGAGAGTTCAAAGACATTTACGTCGTTTTCGAGCTCATGGAGTCTGATCTTCACCAGGTTATCAAGGCGAATGATGACTTGACTCCTGAGCATTACCAGTTTTTTCTATATCAGCTTCTCCGTGGTCTCAAGTATATACACACAG CTAATGTCTTTCATAGGGATCTGAAACCGAAAAACATATTGGCGAATGCTGATTGTAAACTCAAGATTTGTGATTTTGGACTTGCGAGAGTGGCATTCAATGATACACCAACTGCTATATTCTGGACT GACTATGTAGCTACTAGATGGTACAGGGCTCCAGAACTGTGTGGATCATTTTTCTCAAAG TATACACCAGCAATAGATATATGGAGCATAGGGTGCATCTTTGCAGAGCTCTTAACAGGGAAACCTCTTTTCCCTGGGAAAAATGTGGTCCATCAACTGGATCTGATGACTGATACGTTGGGAACTCCATCAGCTGAAGCCATTGGAAGG GTGAGGAATGAGAAAGCTCGAAGATACTTGAGCAgcatgaggaagaagaagcctaTTCCGTTTTCACATAAGTTCCCACATGCTGATCCTCTCGCTCTTCGTCTTCTAGAGAAGATGTTGTCTTTTGAACCCAAGGACAGGCCTACATCTGAAGAG GCACTTGCGGATCCGTACTTCAAGAATTTAGCTAAGGTTGAAAGAGAGCCCTCTTGTCAGCCCGTCACAAAGTTGGAATTCGAGTTTGAGAGGCGGAGGATCACAAAAGAGGACGTGAGAGAGCTCATATATAGAGAGTCTCTTGAGTACCACCCAAAAATGCTTAAAGAATACCTGGATGGATCAGAGCCAACGAACTTTATGTACCCGAG TGCGGTGGAACATTTCAAGAAACAGTTCGCTTACCTCGAGGAACACTACAAGAATGGTACTTCTCATAACCCTCCTGAGAGGCAGCAGCACGCATCTTTACCTAG GGCTTGCGTTTTGTACTCTGATAACAACCATGCGGCTGCACAACAGACTTCAGTGGAAGTCACTGATGGACTATCCAAGTGTAGCATCAGAGATACAGAGCGACCGCGTGGTGCAGACAGGAGAGTTCCTATTAACGTCCCTCAGACAATCCAAG CAGGTGCTGCAGTAGCTAGGCCTGGAAAAGTAGTTGGTTCAGTGTTACGCTATAACAACTGCGGCGCAGCCACAGGAGTAGAAGCTATTGAACAGCAACAGCGTAGGATGGTTAGAAACCCAGCTGGTGCGGCTCAGTATCCGAAGAGAACTCCTCAACCTTGCAAAAGCAACAGAGGAGATGAAGACTCCGAAGGTTCAAGCAGGTTAAAACAAAACCCTCAGTACATACCACAGAAAGTGGGTGGAGCGCAAGATACTGCAACGAGTCGCTGGTACTAA